Proteins encoded by one window of Lutibacter sp. A64:
- a CDS encoding CopD family protein, producing the protein MEYLYIKSLHIIFITTWFAGLFYIIRLFIYFKEAEEKPAEEKAILTKQYQLMIKRLWYIITWPSAILATTFAIILLILQPVWLQQSWMHIKLAFVALLFFYHGTCQVIYKQTQNNTLKYSSTFLRIWNEVATIILFACVFLVVLKNSLGWVFGTVGIIGFSILLMLGIKLYKNIRNKNSWDK; encoded by the coding sequence ATGGAATATCTATACATAAAATCACTTCACATTATATTTATAACAACCTGGTTTGCAGGATTATTTTATATTATTCGTTTGTTTATATATTTTAAAGAAGCTGAAGAAAAACCAGCTGAAGAAAAAGCAATTTTAACCAAACAATACCAATTAATGATAAAAAGACTTTGGTATATTATTACCTGGCCTTCTGCAATTTTAGCTACAACTTTTGCTATTATTCTACTAATTTTACAACCTGTCTGGCTTCAACAAAGTTGGATGCATATTAAACTAGCATTTGTTGCATTGTTGTTTTTTTACCACGGAACCTGTCAAGTAATCTACAAACAAACTCAAAATAACACCTTAAAATATTCTTCAACATTTTTAAGAATCTGGAATGAAGTTGCTACTATAATTTTATTTGCTTGTGTATTTTTAGTAGTACTTAAAAATTCTTTAGGATGGGTTTTTGGAACTGTTGGTATTATTGGTTTTTCAATTTTATTAATGCTAGGTATTAAATTATATAAAAACATTAGAAATAAAAATAGTTGGGACAAATAA
- the hemH gene encoding ferrochelatase, translating into MKGALLVNLGSPDSTSVKDVKNYLDEFLMDKRVIDTPYLVRAFVVKGIILNTRPKKSAEAYKKIWWPEGSPLIVLSERLHKKVQQSSNIPVELAMRYGNPSIKKGIQKLADQGVTEIFLIPLYPQFAMATTETIVVLANKIVKKQFPHIKITDLPAFYNNTSYIKALSNSIQKHLEIEKPDHLLFSYHGVPERHIKKSDITKSHCKIDGSCCNTPSPAHEFCYRHQCYQTTKNVAEFLNLKEGTYSTSFQSRLGKDPWLQPYTDKTIDEFAKNGVKNLAVVTPAFVSDCLETLEEIGMEAKESFEENGGTHFSTIPCLNDDAVWVNTVTNWINNWAK; encoded by the coding sequence ATGAAAGGAGCATTATTAGTAAATTTAGGTTCTCCAGATAGCACCTCTGTAAAAGATGTAAAAAATTATTTGGACGAATTTTTAATGGATAAGCGAGTAATTGACACACCTTACCTTGTTAGAGCTTTTGTGGTAAAAGGAATTATTTTAAATACACGACCAAAAAAATCTGCCGAAGCTTATAAAAAAATATGGTGGCCGGAAGGTTCTCCTCTTATTGTTTTATCTGAAAGGTTGCACAAAAAAGTACAACAAAGTTCTAACATCCCTGTTGAATTAGCAATGCGTTATGGAAATCCTTCCATAAAAAAAGGTATTCAAAAATTAGCAGATCAAGGAGTGACAGAAATTTTCTTAATTCCATTGTACCCACAATTTGCAATGGCTACAACAGAAACCATTGTTGTTTTAGCTAATAAAATTGTAAAAAAACAATTTCCACATATAAAAATTACAGATCTTCCTGCTTTTTACAACAACACATCTTATATTAAAGCTCTAAGTAATAGTATTCAAAAACATTTAGAAATAGAGAAACCAGACCATTTATTATTTTCGTATCATGGTGTACCAGAACGTCACATAAAAAAATCTGACATTACAAAATCGCATTGTAAAATTGATGGTAGTTGTTGTAACACTCCTTCACCAGCACACGAATTTTGTTACAGACACCAGTGTTATCAAACCACAAAAAATGTTGCTGAATTTTTAAATTTAAAAGAAGGAACTTATAGCACTTCGTTTCAATCGCGTCTAGGAAAAGATCCTTGGTTACAACCTTATACCGATAAAACTATTGATGAATTTGCAAAAAATGGTGTTAAAAATTTAGCAGTTGTAACACCTGCTTTTGTTTCAGACTGCTTAGAAACTCTAGAAGAAATTGGAATGGAGGCAAAAGAATCTTTTGAAGAAAATGGAGGTACACACTTCTCAACAATTCCTTGTTTAAACGATGATGCTGTCTGGGTAAACACTGTTACAAATTGGATTAATAATTGGGCAAAATAA
- a CDS encoding helix-turn-helix domain-containing protein, which produces MKSNLENYKYIDKSTNLLFNDKDTFKVYHFNNLTSNNQLFQQQLTNNYIQIYFCNTHKCIVAFNFEHCATHLEAGNSTMVYFKDEKMNILYNLPPRNELISVLISIEYFHSLFSIDGNFLFNFNSFKIGKPIIEPKPITPTIQHILNQLISKQITKALRPVFIKGKVYELLSYYFNTSNANENENENCPYIANEETVSKIKRAKEIIIEEMTNPPSLENLAKKVGLNIKKLKTDFKEFYGVPVFTFLLNYKMDLAKELLKEQRLNVNEIAAQLGYSTSSHFIAAFKRKFKITPKQYAKS; this is translated from the coding sequence ATGAAATCTAATCTTGAAAATTACAAATATATCGACAAAAGTACCAATCTGCTTTTTAACGATAAAGACACTTTTAAAGTTTATCATTTCAACAACTTAACTTCTAACAACCAGTTATTTCAACAGCAATTAACTAACAACTACATTCAAATTTACTTTTGCAACACCCATAAATGTATTGTTGCTTTTAATTTTGAACATTGCGCAACACATTTAGAAGCCGGAAATTCTACAATGGTTTATTTTAAAGATGAAAAAATGAACATTCTTTATAATTTACCTCCAAGAAATGAACTAATTTCTGTTTTAATTTCTATAGAATATTTTCATTCATTATTTTCTATTGATGGTAATTTTTTATTTAACTTTAATAGTTTTAAAATTGGAAAGCCAATTATAGAACCTAAACCAATAACACCAACAATTCAACACATATTAAATCAATTAATTTCAAAACAAATTACCAAGGCTTTACGTCCCGTTTTTATTAAAGGTAAAGTGTATGAATTATTAAGTTATTATTTTAACACTTCTAATGCAAATGAGAACGAAAACGAAAATTGCCCATACATAGCAAATGAAGAAACTGTAAGCAAAATAAAACGCGCTAAAGAAATAATTATTGAAGAAATGACCAACCCTCCATCTCTAGAGAACCTAGCAAAAAAAGTGGGGTTAAATATAAAAAAATTAAAGACAGATTTTAAAGAGTTTTATGGTGTACCTGTTTTTACTTTTTTATTAAATTATAAAATGGATTTGGCTAAAGAATTACTTAAAGAACAACGATTAAATGTAAACGAAATAGCTGCGCAATTAGGTTACAGCACATCAAGCCATTTTATTGCAGCATTTAAAAGAAAATTTAAAATAACACCAAAACAATACGCAAAATCGTAA
- the hemA gene encoding glutamyl-tRNA reductase, with the protein MSLENLPTKFYNVGLSYKKADVKVRGAFSLTKENQKLLLVEAKEKGIEGIFVLSTCNRTEITGFAKHPFELISLLTKYSNGSVEDFINVSYVNKNNEAINHLFNIATGLDSQILGDYEIVGQLKQAYKLAKKLGTTNAYLERLMNLVLHASKSVKNNTKLSSGTTSVAYAAIQYIIDTVEDYNNKKVLIYGLGEIGKNTCKNLLEYTSNRNITLVNRTLEKAIGFEQVHKDVKVVDFSNLTEEIHAADILIVSTGSTTPTVLKSHLKAGNEMLIIDLSMPENVDFAVKSEPGIRLINVDELSKITDRTIETRKAQIPLAEEIIEKYKNEFCDWISHRKYVPAVNALKESLQAIQHDEIDFHSKKIKDFNVEHAEFVTNRMIQKITTQFVKHLKDEETSVDQSINVISKIFDLEKTEI; encoded by the coding sequence ATGAGTTTAGAGAATTTACCTACAAAGTTTTACAACGTAGGTTTAAGTTATAAAAAAGCAGATGTAAAAGTGCGTGGGGCTTTTAGTTTAACTAAAGAAAATCAAAAACTTTTATTAGTTGAGGCTAAAGAAAAAGGGATTGAGGGAATTTTTGTTTTATCTACTTGCAATAGAACTGAAATTACGGGATTTGCTAAGCACCCGTTTGAGTTAATTAGTTTGTTAACTAAATACTCTAATGGAAGTGTAGAAGATTTTATAAATGTATCGTATGTTAATAAAAATAACGAAGCAATAAATCATTTGTTTAATATTGCCACAGGGTTAGATAGTCAAATTTTAGGCGATTATGAAATAGTAGGTCAGTTAAAACAAGCTTATAAATTAGCTAAAAAATTAGGAACAACAAATGCTTATTTAGAGCGATTAATGAACTTGGTATTGCACGCGAGCAAAAGTGTTAAAAACAATACTAAATTAAGCTCTGGAACAACTTCAGTAGCCTATGCTGCAATTCAATATATTATTGATACGGTAGAAGATTATAACAATAAAAAAGTTTTAATTTACGGCTTAGGCGAAATAGGAAAAAATACCTGTAAAAACTTATTGGAATATACTTCAAATAGAAATATTACTTTAGTTAATAGAACTCTTGAAAAAGCAATTGGTTTTGAACAAGTGCATAAAGATGTAAAGGTTGTTGATTTTTCTAATTTAACAGAAGAAATACATGCAGCAGATATTTTAATTGTTTCTACGGGGTCTACAACACCAACAGTCTTAAAATCGCACTTAAAAGCAGGTAATGAAATGTTGATTATAGATTTATCAATGCCAGAAAATGTTGATTTTGCTGTAAAATCAGAGCCAGGTATTCGATTGATAAATGTAGATGAACTTTCTAAAATTACAGATAGAACTATTGAAACGCGTAAAGCACAAATTCCTTTAGCTGAAGAAATAATTGAAAAATATAAAAATGAATTTTGTGACTGGATTTCACATAGAAAATATGTGCCAGCTGTAAATGCGTTAAAAGAATCTTTACAAGCAATTCAACACGATGAAATTGATTTTCATTCAAAAAAAATAAAGGATTTTAATGTTGAACATGCAGAGTTTGTAACTAACAGAATGATTCAAAAAATAACTACACAATTTGTAAAACATTTAAAAGATGAAGAAACTTCGGTGGATCAAAGCATAAATGTGATTAGCAAAATATTCGACTTAGAAAAAACCGAAATTTAG